A genomic region of Thunnus albacares chromosome 2, fThuAlb1.1, whole genome shotgun sequence contains the following coding sequences:
- the zfand5a gene encoding AN1-type zinc finger protein 5a, translating to MAQETNQSPVPMLCATGCGFYGNPRTNGMCSVCYKEHLTRQQSSDRMSPLSPMGSAASPTSEASAIQRLEASLAKVDASPASSPDMSRTVQGSLPVTQQMTEMSISREDKPEPLEPVVSQPAASSPTPVASSSCDESKGDTPKPKKNRCFMCRKRVGLTGFDCRCGNLFCGIHRYSDKHNCPYDYKAEAAAKIRKENPVVVADKIQRI from the exons ATGGCCCAAGAGACGAACCAGAGCCCGGTGCCCATGCTTTGTGCCACGGGCTGCGGTTTCTATGGCAACCCAAGAACAAATGGTATGTGCTCCGTATGCTATAAGGAACACCTGACACGGCAGCAGAGCAGCGACCGGATGAGCCCCCTCAGCCCTATGG GCTCAGCTGCTAGTCCTACCTCAGAGGCCTCAGCCATCCAGAGACTAGAAGCCAGTCTAGCCAAGGTTGATGCCTCCCCTGCCTCTTCACCAGACATGTCTAG AACTGTTCAAGGATCTCTTCCTGTGACTCAACAAATGACAGAGATGAGCATCTCGAGAGAGGACAAGCCAGAACCCCTAGAGCCTG TTGTAAGCCAGCCTGCTGCTTCTAGCCCTACTCCTGTAGCTTCTTCCAGCTGTGACGAAAGCAAAGGTGATACTCCCAAGCCTAAGAAAAATAGATGCTTCATGTGCCGCAAGAGGGTGGGCCTTACAG GATTCGACTGTCGTTGTGGCAACCTGTTCTGTGGCATCCACCGGTACTCCGACAAGCACAACTGTCCCTATGACTACAAGGCCGAGGCTGCTGCCAAGATCCGTAAAGAAAACCCCGTGGTGGTGGCTGACAAGATCCAGAGAATATAG